A region from the Fusarium musae strain F31 chromosome 1, whole genome shotgun sequence genome encodes:
- a CDS encoding hypothetical protein (EggNog:ENOG41), which translates to MDSSMSPFDTNGNDSSAKYIADKAGSRNEAVIIGGVMVGSVFFVAIVGVACMFFRERSRKMKDQLAATKTVSASEYV; encoded by the coding sequence ATGGATTCTTCTATGAGCCCCTTCGACACCAATGGCAACGATAGTTCTGCCAAGTACATTGCCGACAAGGCTGGCAGCCGCAATGAGGCAGTCATCATCGGAGGAGTCATGGTCGGCTCTGTTTTCTTCGTCGCCATCGTCGGAGTGGCTTGCATGTTCTTCAGGGAGCGGTCTCGAAAGATGAAGGACCAGCTGGCCGCAACCAAGACTGTCAGCGCCTCTGAGTATGTTTGA
- a CDS encoding hypothetical protein (EggNog:ENOG41): MESMILQEGSFEPYSPGVIDLEEFLDIERLCAGTSKPSQSAQPLTPINEIPIPAATSEQQCSEKKIPDDTQGGYKKNRSFNQPRRKGIRSTVSVPEYSVICFPSNPTKPDGIKKKRKDFDEKRRLEVARVRKTGACFRCKVRRISVCLITYVWARTYRS, encoded by the coding sequence ATGGAATCAATGATCCTCCAAGAAGGAAGCTTTGAGCCCTACTCTCCTGGAGTCATCGATCTTGAAGAGTTCCTCGACATTGAGCGCCTCTGTGCGGGAACTTCAAAACCCTCACAGTCAGCCCAACCTCTTACACCTATAAACGAGATCCCTATCCCTGCTGCCACTAGCGAACAGCAATGTTCCGAAAAGAAGATACCAGACGATACACAAGGCGGCTATAAGAAGAATCGATCCTTTAATCAGCCAAGGCGTAAAGGAATTCGTTCAACTGTCTCAGTCCCTGAATACTCCGTCATATGTTTCCCCTCTAACCCCACTAAACCAGatggtatcaagaagaagagaaaggactTTGATGAAAAAAGGAGGCTTGAAGTTGCACGAGTCCGGAAAACTGGTGCTTGCTTCAGATGCAAAGTTCGAAGAATATCTGTATGTCTCATCACGTATGTCTGGGCACGTACATACAGAAGTTGA
- a CDS encoding hypothetical protein (EggNog:ENOG41), whose translation MRGFIPLLLALSASYTTVIALPQPRFVPRDATAKPKYSVVPLEPGDDDPASGDLGGGNGDGNGNGDSSNGSGGGSSGNDGDGVVTVIRTVTRKPVTKIVTQTEKPSIVTAPGKTVTKAVPTTVSVINMDDEPVTETVTVPQSSSKPTNIQEHGTTTDKREPIAQSTTHLSSAAAPGVTPQPQPQPIPQPELESESPTNVESPQTTETSSTTCTTDYPPPVETVVQPPPTIESPAPVSEPTTVLTQTSESPGAPEQTERPTPDAPVAPVPSQGTFVESHATQDQSWPTAAEPYEPPVVPTTLITLTTTTTSISTPESSSASKTYDNGAWHTSYPAWNGTALAI comes from the coding sequence ATGCGCGGGTTCATCCcccttcttctggctctttCTGCTTCTTATACCACCGTCATTGCACTTCCCCAGCCTAGATTCGTGCCCCGCGATGCCACAGCCAAACCCAAATACTCAGTCGTTCCTTTAGAACCTGGCGACGACGACCCCGCCTCAGGCGACCTTGGTGGAGGAAATGGAGACGGAAATGGGAATGGGGACAGCAGTAATGGCAGCGGTGGCGGTAGTAGTGGCAACGACGGAGATGGCGTGGTGACAGTTATCCGAACAGTGACACGAAAGCCAGTCACAAAAATTGTCACGCAAACCGAAAAGCCTAGTATCGTCACTGCTCCTGGAAAGACAGTCACCAAGGCAGTCCCTACTACTGTCTCGGTCATCAACATGGACGATGAGCCAGTCACTGAGACGGTTACTGTCCCTCAATCCAGCTCAAAGCCGACAAATATACAAGAGCACGGTACTACTACCGACAAGCGAGAGCCGATTGCCCAAAGTACAACTCACCTAAGCTCGGCTGCCGCCCCAGGTGTAacacctcaacctcagcctcagcccatACCTCAGCCTGAGCTTGAGTCCGAATCACCTACCAACGTGGAGTCGCCTCAGACTACCGAAACATCGTCAACCACCTGCACCACTGACTATCCTCCACCCGTCGAGACAGTTGTTCAGCCTCCTCCTACTATCGAAAGTCCAGCCCCGGTTTCGGAGCCAACTACCGTCCTCACCCAGACAAGCGAGAGTCCTGGTGCTCCAGAACAAACTGAACGTCCTACACCGGACGCTCCAGTGGCGCCTGTTCCTTCGCAGGGTACCTTTGTTGAAAGCCATGCGACTCAGGATCAATCCTGGCCTACTGCTGCCGAACCTTATGAGCCCCCTGTAGTGCCAACGACTTTGATCACATTGACTACCACTACCACCTCAATCAGCACCCCTGAATCAAGCTCAGCCTCAAAGACATACGATAATGGCGCATGGCACACCTCCTACCCTGCCTGGAATGGAACAGCACTGGCGATCTGA
- a CDS encoding hypothetical protein (EggNog:ENOG41), with protein MSYQGYGAPYGQPPPPQGYGQYPPPQQPYGGYQQPPPGQYPPQQGGYQQPHGHYPPPGGPPQSQQPYGGYQQQPPPPPQHYGAPPGPPQGHYGAPPPHQQHNQPYGQPSPAPPSHYGAPPPQQYGAPPVQPTPPSLGYGPPQIIQWDGGPDADALRKAMKGFGTDEKALIAILANKDPLQVDTIRAAYERNHRRKLVPDIQSETSSWFQKALVSLARGPLLSDVHALHDAMSGPGTKEVVLNDVLLGRSNADLKAIKSAYYQTFHDKLEDVVRGDLSMKTERHFMIVLGATRAEDAAPVDPRQVDDDVMQIYKATEGKMGTDEILVCSILSTRNDNQIRAIAHTYKQKFNKDLERVIKSEFSGHMEDALLFQLRNATDKYMHAAKLLEDSMAGMGTKDHLLVSRTIRYHWDRNTLNNVKGAYQQRYGKSLGKRIYGETSGDYRKTLLAAIGEPY; from the exons ATGTCTTACCAAGGTTACGGTGCTCCCTACGGCC AACCGCCGCCTCCACAAGGTTATGGCCAATATCCCCCACCACAGCAGCCGTATGGTGGTTATCAACAACCTCCTCCTGGGCAATATCCCCCTCAGCAAGGCGGGTATCAGCAACCTCACGGCCATTATCCTCCCCCAGGAGGTCCTCCccaatctcaacaaccttATGGTGGataccagcagcaacctcctcctcctccacaacATTACGGCGCACCTCCAGGACCTCCTCAGGGCCATTATGGCgcgcctcctcctcaccaGCAACATAATCAACCCTACGGCCAACCTTCACCTGCGCCGCCCAGTCACTACGGCGCGCCTCCGCCTCAACAGTATGGAGCGCCGCCAGTCCAACCGACTCCACCATCGCTTGGCTACGGACCGCCTCAGATCATCCAATGGGATGGCGGTCCCGACGCTGACGCTCTGCGCAAAGCAATGAAGGGCTTTGGTACTGATGAGAAAGCTTTGATCGCCATATTGGCCAATAAGGACCCTCTACAAGTCGATACGATCCGCGCTGCTTACGAACGCAACCATCGTCGCAAACTGGTCCCTGATATTCAGAGTGAGACAAGTTCATGGTTCCAGAAGGCTTTGGTCTCACTGGCCCGCGGTCCGCTACTGTCTGACGTGCACGCCTTGCATGACGCCATGTCTGGACCTGGAACTAAAGAGGTTGTTCTCAACGATGTTCTGCTTGGTCGATCAAACGCAGATCTCAAGGCAATCAAGAGCGCGTATTATCAAACCTTCCACGACAAGCTTGAGGATGTAGTGAGGGGCGATTTGAGCATGAAGACTGAGCGACACTTCATGATTGTTCTCGGCGCTACGAGAGCTGAGGACGCTGCGCCGGTCGACCCTCGACAGGTTGATGACGACGTCATGCAGATCTACAAGGCTACCGAGGGCAAGATGGGCACCGACGAAATTCTCGTATGCAGCATTCTCAGTACAAGAAACGATAATCAGATTCGCGCTATTGCGCACACCTACAAGCAGAAGTTTAACAAGGACCTTGAAAGGGTTATCAAGAGC GAATTTTCTGGCCACATGGAGGACGCTCTCCTTTTCCAGCTACGCAATGCCACAGACAAGTACATGCATGCagccaagctccttgaggaTTCAATGGCTGGTATGGGAACAAAGGATCACCTCCTAGTTTCAAGAACAATACGCTACCATTGGGATCGAAACACGCTCAACAACGTCAAGGGTGCATACCAACAAAGATACGGTAAGAGTCTGGGCAAACGGATTTACGGCGAGACATCGGGCGACTATCGAAAAACACTGCTCGCAGCAATCGGTGAGCCTTATTAA
- a CDS encoding hypothetical protein (EggNog:ENOG41), with protein MDKGGASAAVFASRDLSQIGQENPRVPTSPGLDYDELFRSVFDWDLYCDSTRSQDYPGASSSPRLSYRDLPSLITDIPSFLDHLSLDRSEAEYLRMTPGLSPDDGGITTSESMGQTPPELVRGGSTSPSSHSGSVFFDGVDDVRRRPRVSLQEVQAQDDKWTYPQAVPSKHAPRGYGYPHQIQVHESSSRRSSHTKTYSYSPSSNSTSGVKRQRSVEKRSRQLSDPDQTADVRKSGACLPCRISKTRCQDCGVCPYCRKAFPDHSHLVCTRRTPAVAPPVIRHIVDVWSPDPAEERRVVDHEPRFPTAKPRDIVIFFTRDAESPFLRASVQAYHSQNGTDENPRNAAFERDRFPTYGELQRWVEAQIRRERSSRFEHMVQNFLLSYYEDGQGLPKHSLVSKVHTMNCFFRIWKAPRFTCCSSSNKLSQVPFTVQAELRRIAWNALVSHEHDILKLLEDCLAQQEPLKAQEKMAVWASLWQLMIMYRDLVVAHDGYFARNPSAQRDQNIVGAFENLYNGFFPLIAIFYHCQFKTPKRMEMSMDWLKDYPSQARHSSKIRQFSQDMMDTRKEFCKTTTPYYVGRATDLSTDERIQRSSYKVDERLSALVVNHELKKISSKRRPRSSTKSKGNSRDSA; from the exons ATGGATAAAGGAGGTGCTTCCGCTGCTGTCTTTGCGTCCAGAGACTTGTCCCAGATAGGTCAAGAAAACCCGCGTGTTCCCACCTCCCCGGGCCTGGACTATGATGAGCTCTTCAGGTCTGTCTTTGACTGGGATCTCTACTGTGACTCGACCAGGTCTCAGGACTACCCAGGAGCTTCTAGCTCCCCTCGCCTAAGCTACAGGGACCTTCCCTCGCTCATCACTGATATCCCTTCctttcttgatcatctctcTCTTGACAGGAGCGAGGCCGAATACCTAAGGATGACCCCTGGCCTGAGCCCGGACGATGGAGGGATTACCACATCCGAGTCCATGGGTCAGACCCCACCAGAACTCGTCAGAGGTGGTAGTACCTCTCCTTCCTCTCACTCTGGCTCCGTCTTCTTCGATGGCGTAGACGATGTCCGTCGACGTCCTCGAGTCAGCCTCCAAGAGGTTCAGGCCCAGGATGATAAGTGGACGTACCCCCAGGCCGTACCTAGCAAGCACGCCCCCCGGGGGTATGGCTACCCACATCAGATCCAGGTACACGAGTCCTCGTCCCGCCGCTCAAGCCACACCAAGACATACTCATACTCACCCTCCTCAAACTCAACCTCTGGTGTCAAGCGTCAGCGTTCTGTGGAGAAGAGGTCAAGACAGCTCTCTGATCCAGACCAGACAGCCGATGTCCGCAAGAGTGGAGCCTGTCTTCCGTGCCGTATCTCCAAGACCCGC TGTCAAGACTGTGGCGTCTGTCCCTATTGCCGTAAGGCCTTCCCAGACCACTCACACCTGGTCTGTACCCGTAGGACCCCTGCGGTTGCTCCGCCTGTGATTCGTCACATCGTCG ACGTCTGGTCACCCGACCCTGCGGAAGAGAGGCGTGTCGTTGATCATGAGCCTCGCTTTCCCACTGCCAAACCCAGAGATattgtcatcttcttcacccgCGATGCCGAATCCCCTTTTCTTCGGGCATCTGTTCAAGCATACCATTCTCAGAATGGAACCGACGAGAATCCAAGAAACGCTGCGTTTGAGCGGGACAGGTTTCCCACTTATGGTGAACTCCAACGCTGGGTTGAGGCACAGATCCGAAGAGAACGCAGCTCTCGATTTGAGCATATGGTGCAAAACTTTTTGCTCTCATATTATGAGGACGGCCAGGGACTTCCAAAG CACAGCCTCGTCTCCAAGGTCCACACAATGAATTGTTTCTTCAGAATCTGGAAAGCTCCGCGCTTCACCTGCTGCAGCTCGTCCAACAAGCTCTCTCAGGTCCCCTTTACTGTTCAAGCAGAGCTTAGGCGCATTGCATGGAACGCACTTGTGTCCCATGAGCACGAtatcctcaagctcctcgaagACTGCTTGGCACAACAAGAGCCTCTTAAAGCtcaagagaagatggcagtTTGGGCTAGCTTGTGGCAACTCATGATCATGTACAGAGACTTAGTCGTTGCACATGATGGATATTTCGCCCGAAACCCAAGTGCTCAGAGAGACCAGAATATCG TTGGGGCTTTTGAGAACCTTTACAATGGATTCTTCCCTTTGATAGCCATATTCTATCACTGCCAATTCAAGACTCCCAAGAGAATGGAGATGTCAATGGACTGGCTCAAGGACTATCCTTCCCAAGCTCGACATAGCAGCAAAATTCGCCAGTTCTCGCAGGATATGATGGACACCAGAAAGGAATTCTGTAAGACCACAACACCTTATTATGTGGGACGTGCCACTGACCTTTCAACAGACGAGAGAATTCAGCGTTCGTCGTACAAGGTTGACGAGCGGCTGAGCGCCTTGGTAGTTAACCATGAGCTTAAGAAGATCTCATCCAAGAGACGCCCTCGAAGTAGTACCAAGAGTAAGGGAAACTCCCGTGATAGTGCGTAA
- a CDS encoding hypothetical protein (EggNog:ENOG41) has protein sequence MSHFQSLAAPWPRSARHEDPLRTPEPTLHGETQPPSPPRPRFRVKRRNASNLNAPTEQFLASVAAADIPIPSIEEPRVLDEEMTETLYPMSHFSNMDDIPFTPHGGSERMFSPPKTPAPDLLPTLAPKQYPNWSIDSTLSSLESSPDYESSRPSTAHSTHTSASLLSYFSISSEDLSQCISPDNEHADLANELSNADDNSKTLKPAKTEVPRDTIRRAPWTKPMNQHLWSTYMMYLQDPKVTPFRIGKSGIPPHGVCLRVAREARRSWKGSKAQTNIDLSSGSITPTQGAAGPYVQWPHTCAATRAQLRELCKMNARSKARGSQYLAPSPSPYNKSAVRYWNRRTAVGRSPSVFSGQDMAISLAVSTSDSMQLQGPLAQLTNSQPEPQIDEHSLPPPSRETLEPAEIKHTQLASPFGARSYGPSSSSSLPSNFVVDSKLQRQTHTGGPRRALMSPVRLTRSRSTHKRRPNHLEARKIKRPSLGSDLWVDPASIVDLSATNDQFATPQTEPEIDSDVVVPRKNLQQLFEASQPLAAQQQTLAPPVGDAPPRLGSPFALGASSFSFPNRLSHGAANDPDALRRPFATVQQSSESNHGVTRSSLASRLAYIDERLKDFRRRDQPRRRSESPL, from the coding sequence ATGTCGCACTTCCAATCTCTCGCGGCCCCTTGGCCGAGAAGCGCGCGCCATGAGGATCCCTTGAGAACGCCCGAGCCTACTCTACACGGTGAGACTCAACCACCATCCCCGCCGCGTCCCCGATTCCGAGTCAAGAGAAGGAATGCGTCAAATCTCAATGCGCCCACAGAGCAGTTTCTCGCGTCGGTTGCCGCCGCAGACATACCTATTCCCAGTATCGAGGAGCCTCGTGTACTTGACGAGGAGATGACAGAGACACTATACCCGATGTCACATTTCAGCAACATGGACGATATACCCTTCACACCCCACGGTGGTTCCGAGCGCATGTTTTCGCCTCCAAAAACTCCTGCTCCAGACCTGTTACCAACTTTGGCCCCTAAACAATATCCAAACTGGTCCATCGATTCGACTCTCAGTAGCCTCGAATCTAGTCCCGATTATGAGTCCAGCCGGCCTTCGACAGCCCATTCGACACACACAAGTGCTTCCCTGCTGAGCTACTTTTCTATCAGCTCTGAGGATTTGAGTCAATGCATCAGCCCAGATAATGAACACGCAGATCTTGCGAACGAGCTATCAAATGCCGACGACAATAGTAAAACTCTCAAGCCTGCCAAAACGGAGGTTCCTCGAGATACCATTCGAAGGGCACCCTGGACGAAACCCATGAATCAGCACCTATGGTCTACCTATATGATGTACTTGCAAGACCCCAAGGTCACACCCTTCCGTATCGGGAAGAGCGGCATCCCTCCCCATGGAGTCTGCTTGCGTGTGGCCCGAGaggcgaggaggagttggaaGGGGTCAAAGGCTCAGACAAATATTGATCTCAGTAGTGGGAGCATCACACCCACTCAAGGAGCCGCTGGCCCGTATGTTCAGTGGCCTCATACTTGTGCCGCCACTCGCGCCCAATTGCGGGAGCTTTGCAAGATGAACGCCAGGTCTAAGGCGCGGGGTTCACAATATTTAGCTCCCAGCCCTTCTCCATATAACAAATCCGCAGTTCGTTACTGGAATCGTCGGACAGCCGTCGGTCGCTCCCCCTCGGTCTTCTCAGGTCAAGATATGGCAATTTCATTGGCGGTTAGCACTTCTGATTCCATGCAACTGCAAGGTCCTCTGGCTCAATTAACAAATTCGCAACCTGAGCCTCAAATCGACGAACATTCGCTTCCTCCACCGAGTCGCGAGACGTTGGAGCCGGCTGAAATAAAGCACACACAACTTGCGTCTCCCTTTGGAGCGCGAAGCTACGGCCCCAGCTCGTCAAGCTCGCTACCCTCAAACTTCGTTGTGGATTCTAAGTTGCAGAGACAAACTCACACAGGCGGCCCGCGCCGCGCTCTCATGTCTCCGGTCCGACTTACACGTAGCCGATCAACCCACAAGCGCCGGCCCAACCATCTGGAGGCTCGGAAGATTAAGCGACCCAGTCTCGGCTCCGACCTTTGGGTTGACCCAGCTTCAATCGTTGACCTATCAGCCACCAATGACCAGTTCGCAACGCCTCAGACCGAACCTGAGATAGACTCTGACGTTGTTGTCCCACGCAAGAATCTCCAACAGCTTTTCGAAGCTTCGCAGCCACTAGCTGCTCAACAGCAAACGCTGGCTCCGCCAGTTGGAGACGCGCCCCCCCGACTAGGCTCACCTTTCGCTCTTGGAGCATCTAGTTTTTCCTTTCCGAATCGCCTATCACATGGAGCTGCCAACGACCCTGACGCTCTTCGCCGGCCGTTCGCAACCGTCCAACAATCCAGCGAAAGCAACCATGGAGTTACCAGATCATCGCTAGCAAGCCGACTGGCGTATATCGACGAAAGACTTAAGGATTTCCGTCGTCGAGACCAACCACGTCGACGTTCTGAGTCACCGCTTTAA
- a CDS encoding hypothetical protein (EggNog:ENOG41): protein MPSMLRSNTDPDSSSSPRKSVKKSNTSDLAHLRGSNIGSSKSTTNLPHMGSNPQQDQDAVQHNRPRSAEQKTIRKRNDSTQKVSLPKSQSTTNLSPTKGSTRWRNRLSSFLPSLVLPSEPSPKSVPTPPVPAAPSAPASAVTAAVSPAPTKSSSPTDTSTTTNTAATPPTTVDDSASSTTPSIIDPTVRMTSDYHDALTHQAHGQYQPSHAGSPPSPDSIPTRGSDSLDGPLNPQPQIMAPIPPSPEVQRATMSPQEPNMPPPPIPTSPSDNVSSGVGGKLRKENPAARSRSGSLQHTSSNSNGDSIQALKTRQTSPAPDRGRRASSVQSPNSRNSNTKSRVVSTPLAIRPGSSKGDVSQSPTRGRLRRSWLPGGRSRSNSMDVSNTNASTAWVLSDDTQAEYNASFLKNGEKVPELWNESGAVLVYLYPKGSGFGPSFKVQEFTISSSWVFNELIQREREMPRGRDRTRSFSGRDSLTAEDANRFISSPNSPPVQDDGYDDCLHLYLPNGTPGQETSPDMDRLIAIRNLFAFLTGQPLVATKTRPTNFHAFLEISKLLEEYGFTSYDGTTFGDAVDLSFEFYMDQHALADCRNSREKTLEALILGERMRSADLYNEAFAHAAGKLPAIQDLKLPLWNQVSEKTRTNLERASTDLSNRQHNTNMHLEQFEFPALFSGIANSTSMSELRSVRFKVWRQSFTKMRNFALSYYKTAFGNWPPKASSKKNPFSESGLNRLVLKVLYSDMCALYDLLVDRTNRTSRIMDAVPELSNDPDKMIMSALRNIMSEFDRSKPPVLPPIPYDCPQLPTATSILETYDTLSPKKQAKFDKNIKEHELMLMLNKAYNYDTNAIKVPFLDKFKEFELREARGKTPQDFADQRIGYWLFLYVVIQSLPVLVVDAPGMQFTEGVEYFLCEPPLGNPPWVPDQQVKKMWYEVAGTGGLVELSQDAVLFSVEATYHRSHCWLAATQWESGASGIQAQPPTEPSLSPLQPPRSMFLDEDFMPTPPPSFGNGYNTPPSPIGSPSGSLRPRTHSPGGNRANQAWRSSIALGLEPVPLQPPSPFGERSSSLGGRPPSLMMGSRNSSVGNLAAFGHQGFPQTESPPPEQTGATFDDILRSDAMKKEKKKSRFF from the exons ATGCCCTCTATGCTACGATCAAACACAGATCCtgattcttcatcttctcctcgaaAGAGCGTAAAAAAGTCAAACACTTCTGATCTCGCTCACCTGCGTGGTTCAAACATTGGGTCTTCAAAGTCCACCACAAACTTGCCTCATATGGGCTCCAACCCgcagcaagaccaagacgcTGTACAACACAACCGTCCACGTTCCGCCGAGCAAAAGACTATTCGTAAACGCAACGACTCTACTCAAAAAGTGTCCTTGCCCAAATCTCAGTCGACAACAAACCTCTCTCCTACCAAAGGTTCAACTCGCTGGAGAAATCGACTTTCATCTTTTCTTCCGTCGCTCGTTCTGCCATCCGAGCCTTCGCCAAAATCTGTACCAACACCTCCGGTACCTGCGGCGCCCTCCGCTCCCGCTTCCGCCGTTACAGCCGCTGTTTCTCCTGCACCCACcaaatcttcttctcccaccGATACCTCGACCACCACTAACACCGCTGCAACCCCTCCTACAACCGTTGACGATAGCGCCTCGTCTACCACTCCCAGCATCATCGACCCCACCGTCCGGATGACAAGCGATTACCACGACGCCCTCACCCACCAGGCTCATGGCCAATATCAGCCAAGCCATGCTGGTTCCCCGCCTAGTCCGGACTCGATCCCAACCCGTGGCAGCGACAGTCTCGATGGCCCATTAAACCCTCAGCCTCAGATCATGGCACCGAttcctccatctccagaGGTCCAGAGAGCCACCATGAGCCCCCAGGAGCCTAACATGCCGCCCCCTCCGATTCCTACTTCTCCTTCAGATAATGTCAGcagtggtgttggtggaaaGTTGCGAAAGGAAAACCCCGCTGCTCGATCACGAAGTGGCTCTCTCCAGCACACATCCAGCAACTCCAACGGTGACTCCATCCAGGCTCTGAAGACTCGACAgacttctccagctcctgaTCGTGGTCGCCGCGCATCTTCAGTGCAGTCTCCCAACAGCCGCAATAGCAACACCAAGAGCCGCGTAGTTTCTACACCACTCGCCATCAGACCGGGTTCATCAAAAGGTGATGTGAGCCAGAGCCCAACGCGGGGTCGTCTCCGAAGAAGTTGGTTGCCTGGTGGAAGATCGCGATCAAACTCGATGGACGTCTCCAACACAAACGCCTCAACCGCGTGGGTACTGTCCGACGATACACAGGCTGAGTACAATGCTTCGTTTCTCAAGAACGGAGAAAAG GTCCCAGAACTTTGGAACGAAAGCGGTGCTGTTCTTGTCTACCTTTACCCCAAGGGCAGTGGCTTCGGGCCGTCATTCAAGGTTCAAGAATTCACAATCAGCTCGTCCTGGGTTTTCAATGAACTCATTcagcgagagcgagagatGCCTAGGGGTAGGGACCGAACTAGGAGCTTCAGTGGTCGCGACAGCCTGACAGCCGAAGATGCGAACCGATTTATCTCCTCACCAAACTCCCCTCCTGTTCAGGATGACGGATATGATGACTGCCTCCACCTATATCTTCCTAATGGAACTCCCGGTCAAGAAACATCACCCGACATGGATCGCTTGATTGCTATTCGCAACCTGTTTGCCTTCTTGACCGGACAGCCTCTCGTTGCCACCAAGACTCGCCCTACCAACTTCCATGCTTTCCTGGAGATTTCAAAACTTTTGGAAGAATACGGCTTCACGAGTTATGATGGAACCACGTTTGGAGACGCTGTTGATCTCAGTTTCGAGTTTTACATGGACCAGCATGCTCTTGCAGACTGCCGGAACAGCCGGGAAAAGACTCTCGAGGCATTGATTCTGGGCGAGCGCATGCGATCAGCCGATCTCTATAATGAGGCATTTGCCCATGCTGCGGGCAAGCTTCCAGCAATCCAAGATCTGAAACTTCCTCTCTGGAACCAGGTTTCAGAAAAGACTCGCACGAACTTGGAACGGGCTAGTACCGATCTGAGTAACCGCCAGCACAACACCAATATGCACCTGGAGCAATTCGAATTTCCTGCACTTTTCTCTGGTATTGCAAACTCAACTTCCATGTCGGAGCTTAGAAGCGTCCGCTTCAAGGTGTGGAGACAGTCATTTACTAAAATGCGTAATTTCGCTCTCAGCTACTACAAAACAGCATTCGGCAACTGGCCACCCAAagccagcagcaagaagaaccCATTCTCCGAGAGCGGCCTCAACAGACTTGTCCTCAAGGTTCTGTATTCTGACATGTGTGCTCTTTATGACTTGCTCGTCGACCGCACCAACCGAACTTCGAGAATCATGGATGCTGTTCCTGAACTTTCTAACGATCCTGACAAGATGATCATGTCTGCACTGCGAAACATCATGTCCGAATTCGATCGCTCGAAGCCACCTGTTCTTCCTCCCATTCCTTACGATTGTCCGCAATTGCCCACTGCAACATCTATCCTGGAAACTTACGATACGCTGTCGCCAAAGAAACAGGCAAAATTcgacaagaacatcaaggaACATGAACTCATGCTCATGTTGAACAAGGCTTACAATTACGATACCAACGCTATCAAGGTTCCTTTCTTGGACAAGTTTAAGGAGTTTGAGCTTCGTGAGGCTCGAGGCAAGACACCTCAAGATTTTGCTGACCAGCGTATCGGTTACTGGCTGTTCCTTTACGTTGTCATCCAGTCACTTCCTGTCTTGGTTGTGGATGCTCCAGGCATGCAGTTCACCGAAGGTGTTGAGTACTTCCTCTGTGAGCCTCCTCTGGGTAACCCTCCTTGGGTTCCGGATCAGCaagtgaagaagatgtgGTATGAGGTGGCTGGCACAGGTGGTTTGGTCGAGCTCTCTCAAGATGCTGTTCTTTTCAGCGTGGAGGCCACTTACCACCGAAGTCACTGCTGGCTTGCTGCTACCCAGTGGGAGAGCGGCGCTTCAGGAATTCAAGCCCAGCCACCAACGGAACCTTCGCTGTCACCGTTGCAGCCCCCACGGTCCATGTTCCTGGATGAGGACTTTATGCccacaccaccaccatctttCGGCAACGGCTACAACACTCCTCCATCCCCCATTGGTAGCCCTTCAGGCTCTCTTCGCCCTCGAACTCACTCACCCGGCGGAAATCGAGCCAATCAAGCTTGGCGATCCAGTATCGCCTTGGGATTGGAGCCTGTACCTTTACAGCCCCCAAGCCCATTCGGAGAACGTAGCAGTTCTCTTGGTGGACGTCCTCCCAGTCTTATGATGGGTTCGCGGAACTCATCTGTGGGTAATCTGGCCGCCTTTGGCCACCAGGGCTTCCCTCAAACTGAATCACCTCCTCCCGAGCAGACGGGCGCAACCTTCGACGATATATTGCGCAGCGATGCcatgaagaaagagaagaagaagagccgaTTTTTCTAA